In Synechococcus sp. MW101C3, one genomic interval encodes:
- a CDS encoding protochlorophyllide reductase, with the protein MATEQTSASSTAGTAVTTGQPGTVMVTGASSGVGLYAAKALVGCGWHVVMACRDTAKARAAATALGLPEASVTHLQVDLGDLDSVRGLVQAFRATGRPLDALVCNAAVYLPLLKQPLRSPQGYELSMATNHLGHFLLIQLLLEDLQRSTHPSRRLVILGTVTANSKELGGKIPIPAPADLGDLSGFKAGFKAPITMASGKPFKPGKAYKDSKLCNMITTQELHRRLHERTGIVFSSLYPGCVADTPLFRNSYPLFQKIFPWFQKNITGGYVSQELAGVRVAQVVADPAFAVSGAHWSWGNRQKQGGKQFVQELSEKASDPAIAAQTWDLSLQLVGLS; encoded by the coding sequence ATGGCGACAGAGCAGACCTCCGCCTCTTCAACGGCCGGCACCGCAGTCACCACCGGCCAGCCCGGCACGGTGATGGTCACAGGTGCGTCGTCGGGCGTGGGTCTTTATGCCGCCAAGGCATTGGTGGGCTGCGGCTGGCATGTGGTGATGGCCTGCCGCGACACCGCCAAGGCCCGCGCGGCCGCCACGGCTCTGGGCCTTCCGGAGGCCAGCGTCACCCACCTGCAGGTGGACCTCGGCGATCTCGACAGCGTCCGGGGGCTGGTGCAGGCGTTCCGTGCCACCGGGCGGCCGCTCGATGCGCTGGTATGCAATGCGGCGGTGTACCTGCCACTGCTCAAGCAGCCGCTGCGTTCGCCCCAGGGTTATGAGCTGTCGATGGCCACCAACCATCTGGGCCACTTCCTGCTGATACAGCTGTTGCTCGAGGATCTGCAGCGCTCCACCCATCCGTCGCGCCGCCTGGTGATCCTGGGCACGGTCACGGCGAACTCCAAGGAGCTGGGCGGCAAGATCCCGATCCCGGCGCCCGCCGATCTGGGCGATCTCTCCGGCTTCAAGGCAGGGTTCAAGGCCCCGATCACCATGGCCAGCGGCAAGCCATTCAAGCCGGGCAAGGCATACAAGGACAGCAAGCTCTGCAACATGATCACCACGCAGGAGCTGCACCGGCGCTTGCACGAACGCACCGGCATCGTGTTCAGTTCGCTCTATCCGGGGTGTGTGGCGGATACGCCGCTGTTCCGCAACAGCTATCCCCTTTTTCAGAAGATCTTCCCCTGGTTTCAGAAGAACATCACCGGCGGCTATGTCAGCCAGGAGCTGGCCGGCGTCAGGGTGGCGCAAGTGGTGGCCGATCCAGCCTTCGCCGTGTCCGGTGCCCACTGGAGCTGGGGCAACCGGCAGAAGCAGGGCGGCAAGCAGTTCGTGCAGGAGCTCTCGGAGAAAGCCAGCGATCCCGCCATCGCTGCCCAGACCTGGGACCTTTCACTGCAACTGGTGGGCCTGAGCTGA